From the Paludisphaera mucosa genome, one window contains:
- a CDS encoding LapA family protein, producing MRYVQGVLLLIFLGAIGLFAIQNTEAITVDFAKWRVTGPVALLAIVAYLLGMLSGWTVVSYFSRSLRRVSERPVE from the coding sequence ATGCGGTACGTCCAGGGCGTTTTGCTGCTGATCTTCCTCGGGGCGATCGGGCTCTTCGCGATCCAGAACACCGAGGCGATCACGGTCGATTTCGCGAAGTGGCGCGTGACCGGGCCGGTCGCGCTGCTGGCGATCGTGGCCTACCTGCTGGGGATGCTCAGCGGCTGGACGGTCGTCTCGTACTTCTCCCGGTCGCTGCGACGGGTTTCGGAGCGTCCGGTCGAGTGA
- a CDS encoding ABC transporter ATP-binding protein, giving the protein MIEVINFTKHYGDFTAVDDLSFSIGEGEIFGFIGPNGAGKSTTIRFLATLLRPTSGEGRIAGHSVTDDPMAVRRVIGFMPDDFGVYDGMKVWEFLDFFAVAYEIPRGVRRRIIGEVLELLDLSHKRDDYVNGLSKGMKQRLCLAKTLVHDPPVLILDEPASGLDPRARLEMKALLMELRRMGKTILVSSHILSELADFCTSIGVIERGRLLAAGSIRDIQRQIRAHRVLKVELTEGPTDRAVAILQDDPAIRSVEAFGQSVTAEFHGVDEDMGRLLGRLMAAGVPVRSFAEEPLSLEEVFMMITKGIVN; this is encoded by the coding sequence ATGATCGAGGTCATCAACTTCACGAAGCACTACGGCGACTTCACGGCCGTCGACGACCTGAGCTTCTCCATCGGCGAGGGCGAGATCTTCGGCTTCATCGGCCCCAACGGCGCCGGCAAGAGCACGACCATCCGCTTCCTCGCGACCCTGCTGCGGCCGACGTCGGGCGAGGGCCGGATCGCCGGCCACTCGGTCACCGACGACCCGATGGCGGTCCGCCGCGTCATCGGCTTCATGCCCGACGACTTCGGCGTCTACGACGGCATGAAGGTCTGGGAGTTCCTCGACTTCTTCGCCGTCGCCTACGAGATCCCCCGGGGAGTCCGGCGGCGGATCATCGGCGAGGTGCTCGAGCTGCTGGACCTCTCCCACAAGCGCGACGACTACGTCAACGGGCTGTCCAAGGGGATGAAGCAGCGGCTCTGCCTGGCCAAGACCCTGGTGCACGACCCGCCGGTCCTGATCCTCGACGAGCCCGCCTCGGGCCTCGACCCCCGCGCCCGGCTGGAGATGAAGGCGCTCCTGATGGAGCTGCGGCGGATGGGCAAGACGATCCTGGTGTCGAGCCACATCCTGTCCGAGCTGGCCGACTTCTGCACCTCGATCGGCGTCATCGAGCGCGGCCGGCTGCTGGCGGCCGGCAGCATCCGCGACATCCAGCGCCAGATCCGCGCCCACAGGGTGCTGAAGGTCGAGCTGACCGAGGGCCCGACCGACCGCGCGGTCGCCATCCTCCAGGACGACCCGGCGATCCGCTCGGTCGAGGCTTTCGGCCAGTCCGTCACGGCCGAGTTCCACGGCGTCGACGAGGACATGGGCCGGCTGCTCGGCCGCCTGATGGCCGCCGGCGTCCCCGTGCGGTCGTTCGCCGAGGAACCCCTCAGCCTCGAAGAGGTGTTCATGATGATCACGAAGGGGATCGTGAATTAG